One part of the Vitis riparia cultivar Riparia Gloire de Montpellier isolate 1030 chromosome 15, EGFV_Vit.rip_1.0, whole genome shotgun sequence genome encodes these proteins:
- the LOC117931963 gene encoding disease resistance protein RPV1-like, whose translation MAFANPQSQRWNYDVFLSFMGEDTRHNFTDHLYRALNRKGIRTFRDAEELRKGEEIAPELLKAIEESRICLIILSKNYARSRWCLNELVKIMEWRKSMRQLVFPIFYHVEPSDVRRQTGSYEQAFERHGRNPDQIQWWRAALTEVANISGWHLQDGSEALVIEEITSTICRSLNRELLHVEKNLVGMDCPRMSSSSSSTSIGPWDYEVFLSFKGKDTSHNFTDNLYAALYRKGIHTFRIDDLRGEDIAPGLLYAIEKSRLVLVILSHNYARSNWCLDELARIMECREEMGKIVFPVFCHVDPSHVRYQKGSYGEAFAYHERNGFGHKTQRWRAALSEVGSLSGWHVHDWSEANYIEDITHVILMRFSQKILHVDKKLIGMDYRLDQLEENFPQIIDPLSNDVRMVGIYGFGGIGIHE comes from the exons ATGGCTTTTGCAAACCCTCAAAGTCAAAGATGGAATTACGATGTTTTCTTGAGCTTTATGGGTGAAGATACCCGCCACAATTTTACAGATCATCTCTACAGAGCTTTGAATCGGAAAGGGATTCGTACCTTTAGAGATGCTGAAGAGCTACGAAAAGGAGAAGAGATTGCACCAGAACTTTTAAAAGCTATTGAAGAGTCAAGGATTTGTCTCATAATTCTCTCGAAAAACTATGCCCGTTCTAGGTGGTGTCTGAACGAACTGGTGAAGATCATGGAGTGGCGGAAGTCTATGAGACAATTAGTTTTTCCAATTTTCTACCACGTGGAGCCATCCGATGTGCGAAGACAGACTGGGAGTTATGAACAAGCATTTGAAAGGCATGGAAGAAACCCAGACCAGATACAATGGTGGAGGGCAGCGTTGACGGAGGTGGCCAATATTAGTGGATGGCATTTACAGGATGg GTCTGAGGCACTTGTTATCGAGGAGATTACTTCCACTATTTGCAGGAGTTTAAACCGGGAGCTCTTACATGTTGAAAAGAACCTCGTGGGCATGGATTGTCCTAGGAtgtcctcttcttcttcttctacttctattGGTCCATGGGATTATGAAGTTTTCTTGAGCTTTAAGGGTAAAGATACCAGCCACAACTTCACGGATAATCTCTATGCAGCTTTATATCGGAAAGGGATTCATACCTTTAGAATCGATGATCTACGGGGAGAAGATATTGCACCAGGTCTTTTGTACGCTATTGAGAAGTCAAGGTTGGTTCTTGTAATTCTCTCGCACAACTATGCTCGTTCCAACTGGTGTTTGGACGAACTGGCGAGGATAATGGAGTGCAGGGAAGAAATgggaaaaatagtttttccagTTTTCTGTCATGTGGATCCTTCCCATGTGCGATATCAGAAGGGCAGCTATGGAGAAGCATTCGCTTATCATGAAAGAAATGGGTTTGGCCACAAGACACAGAGGTGGAGGGCAGCTTTGAGCGAAGTGGGTAGTCTTTCTGGATGGCATGTACATGATTG GTCTGAGGCAAATTATATTGAGGATATTACTCACGTTATTTTGATGAGATTTAGTCAAAAAATCTTACATGTTGATAAGAAGCTCATTGGGATGGATTATCGTTTGGACCAATTGGAAGAAAATTTTCCTCAGATTATAGACCCATTATCAAATGACGTTCGCATGGTTGGGATCTATGGATTTGGAGGAATTG gtatacatgaATGA